In the Natronoglycomyces albus genome, TGGTAGGTGACGCGTTTGCGCGACGCACCAGGTTCGACGCGGACGAGAGTGTCGGTGGGCGGTGAAGCGTTGTGGTTGGGTCCCAGTTCCTCTTCGACGCGGCCGTGACTGTCGTACCAGATTTCAGTGAGGACACGACCGTTATCGGCGGTGTGCGTCTGGGTTTGACGCAGGCGCAGTAGCGAGTCATAGAGCTCTACGGAGGTGACGTACTGGTTGCCGGTGTTGAGTTCGCGGGTGATGACGGCCGACGGGGCGTCGTCGCGTAGTCGGTACTCGAACCGCAGCGACGGGGAGCGGGAGGAGGAGCGACCTGGCAGCCACACGTCTGCCGTGCGACCGAAGGCGTCATATGCGATGACGGTCTCGCGGCCGTTGGCGTCGACGATCTTGGTCGCTTGGCCCCAGGCGGGATCGAAGTGGGTTTGGCTGGTGTGTCCGGCGGCGTTGGTGTCGTCGGTGCGGGTCACTGGGCCGGGCCCGCTGGGGGTGAAAGCGGTGGCGGTGGTGCGGCCCATCGCGTCGGTGACGGACAGGACGCGGCCTACGGAGTCGTATTCGGTTGCCTCGGTGGTGACATAGCTGGCCGAACCGTCCTCGGGCCATTCGTCGAGCACGTCATACCGGGTCGGCAGTCCCTTGGTCGGGGCGGCACTGAGGGAGTTGCTTTCGTCGTAGTAGTGCCGGGTGGAGGCGAGGACGTCGCCGGGTTTTTGCGGCGTGGCATCGCAGCCGACGGCGACCTTTTCCTCGGTGCGAGGTAGATCAAAGATGTTGGCCGAGGGGTTGTCGGCGTATGTCAGGCGCACGCAGGTGTGGGCCGATTCGCTCAGGTCGCCGTAGTCGTGGATCGAGGCCGGGCGTCCCAGGGAGTCATAAGTCGTGTCGACGCGGGAACGCTGCCAGTTGCTGCCTGTCAGCCAGCGACGTGACTCTTCCCGGTTGGGCCCGGAGCGCCAGGCGGCGTACGACCCGCCGTCGTGGTCTTGCTCGGCAACTTTACTGGTCCAGAAACGGGTGGTGTGACCGTCGATGATCTGGCCGCCGTTGTAGGTCAGCGACTCGAACAGCTGCCCGCCGAGGGCCCGGTGGTCACGGACGGAGTTGCCTTCGGCGTCGGTCACGTTGACGCTGCGAGTGCCACTGGGCAGGTTGTCGCCGTGCAAGCCGCGGTAGTAGCGGGCCCTGGTGCGCTGACGATCGCCTTCCTGTGGATCGCCAACATAGGTCGTGACCTGGGAATATCCTTTCCACACGCCCCAGGTGCGATCGTCGTCGTCGGTGAAGGCCGAGTCGTCCCAGCCCCATAGAACACTCGTGCCGCCGCCTGAGGTGGAGTACTCGTAAGCGGTGTATACGGCGACGTTCTCGGTTGTCTGATCGGCTTCGGTGATGTCGGTGACGACGTATTTGTGGAAGTAGTCCTCTTCGGGTTCGGAGAACTCCGGCGGTGTCCACTTGACCGGGTAGCAGCGCATGCTGTTGTTGTGCGCCGAGCTGGGCCGGTTGTTGGAGGTGCATTGGGGCTCCGAGTAGTTCACCGAGATGACGGCCCCGGTCTCGGTTTTGATGTCAGTGAGTCGCCAGCGCCAGATCTGAGGCGCGCCATCGATGGCGTCGACGCGGTTGGGCAGCGCCATGCCTCCGAATTCCAGCGGTGGCATGTCGTTTGACCCGGCGGTCTGCTGGATCGATTTCAGCCACAGGACGACCTGCTCTTCGTCTCCGTAGTCTTTGAATTCGTGTTCGAGTTTCCAGGTGGTGATGTCGCGGTATGAGCTGCCTTCGCGCACTTGGGTAGTGATGGTGTCGAGTTTCTTGGTGCTGAAGAAAGCCGGGGACAGCTGAGTGGTGCAGGGGCTCTCAAAACAGTTGAGGTCCCAGGGCACTTCGGGCCAGTTGTCTTCGTTTGGCCGCCCGGAGTTGGTGCAGCTGGATTCACAGCGGTCGGAGACATCGAAGACGATGCGGCCGGTGGCCGGGACGGACGAGTCGTCGGCACGTAGGCCGTAGTCGATGCGGGTCAACCACGACTCGCGCACGTACGAGGTGCGGTTATCCGCGTCGCCTGCGGCTCCATAGTGGCCAGTCCGGGTCGAGTAGCGGTATTCGATCTTGTTCTCAAGGGTGTCGACGCCGCTGTCGAGCAACCAGCGGTAGGTCTGGGCGCACGAGGAATTCTCGAACTGGGAGGCGTGGCACGGTTCGCCCGGGTGGTTGCCGAAGACGGGCATGGTGAGACGGGAGGAGGAGCGGAAACCGAATTCGAACTGGGAGCCGTCGTCGGTGGTGATACGCCAGCGCTCGGTGGTGGAGCTGCTGTTGCTGGCGGGACTGCCGAGGAGTTCGATCTTCCAGGGCACTCCGCTGTCGACGTACCAGTCGCCGCTGTCGTCGTCCTTGAGGATCGTGGCGTTGGTGCCGTTAAGGGAGACGGTCAGATGGTTGCTGTCGCCATCCCAGCACTGGTCGCCGGTGAAGTCAGTTTCGTCATTGTTGGCGTTGCCCTCGTGGTCGCTGGCGCATGCGGTGTAGGAGCGTTCGATATACCCGGGGTCGTACGACCAGCCGTCGCCGATCCAGGAGGCCTGGTTGTTACGGCCCGAGGTACGTCCATCGTGGGAGGCCGAGGAATACCCCAAGGAGATCTGCGGCTCGGGGCCGTCGGCTGGCGGGACACTAATAGGAATCGAGTAGCCAAACGAGCCGTCGTTGCCACCGGCTTCCCAAGAACCGATCGGGTCGAGGTCAGTGGCGGCATAGTCGCCCGTCTCAGTACCGTTAGACGTTGTCGTGACGGCGAAAGTCGCCGTTTCACCCTCGGCGAGGTCGATGTCGGCGGAGACGGTCCGTTCCACAACGTCGTTACGAGTTGGCACCACTTCGGCCCGGCAGCGGTCATCGGTGGTGGCCGGATCGCAGTCGGCCAACTCAGTCAGTTGCAGCCGCGAGCCCCAGCCAGCACCGTAGGCGCGCGAGAAGTCTCCGTAGGCGACGCTGAGCTCGACCGAGGCATCGGCGGAGCCCTCGACTTGCACCACCAAGCCGTTAATTCCCGCGTTCCGCGACACCGCTTGCGAGTGGACGTCAACCGTGACATCGCCGCTTCCGGCCTGGGAAGCACGTAGACCTACCACGGAATTCTCAGGCCATTGCATGCCATCGCTATCGAGCCCAAAGGTGTGCCGTTCAGCCTCGGGCCACGCCGAATCCTGTTCCGTCCACACTTGATCGGCGGAAGGATCGGAGAATTCGACGCCACCGGGGTCCACGTCTGTGACGCCAACCGCGTCATCGGAGGTGAAGTCGTCGATGCCGACCCCATACTGTGGAACGGCGTCACCAGCCACCATAAGACCCAACGGCATCAGGATCGTAGCGACCATGGTGACGATGCGCCGGTACCAGATCCCGGCAGTGTCGGGCCGGGGAGCCAACGCCACTGGGCTAGGTGCTGACTCGGGGGTGGGCTGCGAAGGCTTAGCAGTCACGGTTTCGTACCTTCTGTTCAGTTAACGGGGCGAGGTAGTCGGGGGCGGGCGGGTTTGGGTTGGCCCTACCAGTCGGGGCGGGTTCGGGCCATGTCGGCGATGCGGTCGGGGTCGACTGTCGAGGTCCACATCTGGGCGGTGTCGATAGCCCCACGCAGCCGCTGGATCGGCGTGGTGTGCTCACGATAGACCGCTCCGATGAGTACTTTCCCGTTCGACCGCCATGGTGAGGACGGTCCATCGGCAGTGTTCTCCAGCTGTCCATCCACGTACAACCTCATCTCTGAGGCAGCCACGTCATAGACGACCGCGAGGTGATACCAGACGCCAACCTCTGGGTTCGTTTCCGAATCGACCCGGTGCCAGCTACTCGATATCGAGTCGGCTCCGAGCATTTGGAAGCGCCAGGCGTCTGCTTCTTCACTGTGGTCGAGTTGGAAGCCGAACATGTTTTCGGCGTCTTGAGAGAGCACGGTCTGTACACCATTGATGTCGTCCAATTTGGCCCACGCCGCGATCGTGAACGACTCGTCGGTTGCGACAACCGGGCCATCCGTGGCCGCGTATCCTCCGCTGAGCCCCAGGGCGTTACGGGGGAATCCGATCCGGTCAGTGACCCAGTCGAAGTCCGTGGTCTCGTCTCCGTGCAGATCCAACGGGAAACTGCCATGCGCATCGTTTGTATTGCCGGAGAGGGACCAGTTCGCCTGCTGTTCGGCGGCTGGGTTTCCGCCGTAGACCTCGGCCGCTTGTTTCGGGCCAAGCGGCCCGCGCCAGACGGCTACGTCGGAAACGGCACCGTGAAGCGGGCCTTCGATAGATCCATCGGTTCTCTCGCCTCGGCATCCAATAAGGACAGAGCCGTTTCCGGCAACCTGTTCGATGCCATCGGCATCGTAACGGCTCCCGGCCAGCTCCCCATTGACATAGAGGTGCATTTCGCCTGCAAGGGCGTCATAGACGCCGACCAGGTGCGTCCAGGTGCCTAGGGTCGTGTACTCGGCTGGGGCGTGGGCGTTGAACCAATCCACCTCGTCCAACGGTCCTTCGTGGGAAACCATCTGGAATCCCCAGCGGCCGTTGGGGTCAAGCCGTAGTTTGAACTTGCTGCGTGGGCCGATTTGCTCAGCTACGACTACTTGCTCATCATCAGTGCGAATCTCGTCTATGTGTGCCCAGGCGGAAACACTGAATGAACGATCAGTGTCCAAAGTGCGAGCTTCCGTTGCCAGGCAGCCCGCTGGGTCACTTTCGAGCGCGGAGGCGCGTCGCCCCCACTGGTCATCGACCCACTGCGTGTTCTCGGGAGTGACCAGCGGATTGGAATGCAGCGTTGAATCCTCGCCGGTGCCTCGCATGAGCCATTCCCCAGCCTTGCCAGCAGGGAGGTTGCCGCCCATGACGTCTTGAATCTGTGCGTCTGTTAGTAGACCCTGCCAGATTCCGACATGCTGCACTCCGCCGATTAGGCGATTGCTACCACGATGGCCGCTCTCGACCTTGCCACATCCAACTGTGACCGGTCCTGCACCATTCCACGTTTCGATATCGAAATTGCGATCACCTTGGTGTTCGCCGTCAACCCACAGGCTCATTACCTGAATCGCAGGGTCAACAGTCATGGCGAGGTGGTACCACTGCCCGTATTGAATGGGATCGTTGGCACGCAGGTTCACGAACCCTTCAGGGTTTGCTTGGTCCTGCCACGGCAACATAACCTGCCACGTGCCATGTGGATAGGCGTATCTCAAATCGAACGCACGACGGAAGTTACCTGCCTGAGCAACTACCGTTTGATAGCGTCCCACCGACTCATCTACCTTCGCCCAAGCCGCTACGGTGTACGGCATATCCGTCCGTACCGCTGATCCGGCGGTGGCGACACAGTCAGAACCATCGAAGCTCATGGCCTGGCCGGGTGGCGTGCTCTGTCCAGAGTCTACCCATTCGCCAGCGCGTCCAGCGGTCAGCTCATTGCCTGCTCCGGAGTCATCCAACCCGTCTCCGTCGAGTCTCCAAGCACCCGCCGGAGTCGCCTCGACCAGGCGCGCCGCGAAGAAGTCGTACACGACCCTGTTCGAGGTGTTGCCCGCGTGATCTTCGGCCCAGATGTAAACCCACTCGAATCCGCCGCCCGCGGGCGCTTCAAATTCGATAATGGCCTCTCCAGAGGACGATACGAACTCCCGCTGGACTTCCTCACCGATCCCGTAATGGAATCCTTTAACGCCGGAATGGGCATCGGTTGATGTCAGGCGCAATTTGACGGTATCCCCAGCGGTCGGTTGACCGCTGGGCTCTATCTGCTCGATCTTTGGCGGCGTCGGAGCGGTGACGTCCACTTTGAAATGACACCAGTTCGACCACGCCGAATTGGTCCCGTTTGAGTGGTTGTCGATAGACCGCATGCGCCACCGGTACTCGCCGCCGCTCAGCGACTGCGCGGCCGGAATCCGCCAGGTGACCCGACTATCGTGGCTGACCTGCGACGGCGTCGACCAGGTCCGCAAGTTGCTGGTCGAACCGCGCTGACGCACCTCGATACGCGCGCCAACCCGGCCATCGGGGTCCCGCGGCTGCCCCGACAATGTCGGGCGCGGCTCCGACGACCACGGCGCTGCCGCAGCCGAAGTAACGCAGGCTGCGCCGTTCGTGCGCAGGAGACGCGGCACCTGAGCCGGAGAGTTGTACTCCACTTCGAGCCGCAATGACGCGGTGCTCAGGCGTCGCCACTGGCTCGCATTGGTTTCACTTGAGGAGCGAAACCCAAACGAAATGGTTCGGTGGTTCTGGTTCGCGTGGTTCTGAACCCGGTTGCGAACCGCGTTCGAGGAGTAGGTGACTCCTCGATTTGGGTGCCCGCAACTGCTGTTGGAGGAGGCTACCTGCTGTGTTTGCAGTGGGGAGCCATGCATCCACTTGCCCGACATGCCGTTCCAGGATGTCCCGGAGGTGAACGCGTTCACCTGCCACAGCTGCAGCCCGTAGGTTCCGCAGCCACCCGTGTGGGTCTGGGTGGCTTTAACCTGGGCGCTGACGATGTCCTTGCCACGAATTCCCGAGGTGTTAAAACGCACCATGGAACGCCAGAGTCCACATGCGTCGGGCGCGCATCCGGCCCATGTCAAGTTACCGACCCGCATTCCGCCTCTCCGAGGCCAGCTGTTGTCGTCGGTCCAGCCTCGACCGGCCGCTGATTGGAGAACCGTCGCCCAGTGCAAACGGCTTCCGACGAACGGCGGGTCGATGACGATCGGGTATTCGGCGTCAGGGTCGGTGAGGATGGTCTGGTCGGTTTCGACGGTCACGGTGTTGCCGTCGAATTGGATCGGCATCTCCGCATAACGGCCGGGGTTGCCGTCATCGGGACCAATCGGGGAGCTCCCTCCTTCGTCGGTGGCATTGATTCCATCGCCATCGGAGATTTCGCCGTCGTCGATCGACGAGTCCCACATATAGGCAGAGATCGCGGCGAAGGCGACATCACCCGCAGCGTCGACTGCGTTCAGTCCACCGGTTTCGGGGTCAGCCACGAGTTCCAAACCGTCAACGTCAATACCGACGGAGATTTGGGCAAGTTCTGGGTTGGCCGCAGCGGCGGGTGTCTTGACGACAAAGGCATATGAAAAGCCATCGATGCCTGCCTTGACCTGCAAGTCGACATCGTCCAAGACGTCGGCGAAGGTCGCCTTGGCT is a window encoding:
- a CDS encoding LamG domain-containing protein, which codes for MKPPSSRAAGRLRTAFVFASSALMLGSLVVAGTAHASPSDIDCSVLSSPDHFVESDGEGVEFSAECDRPVEVDGLRSPTTKVTAKPDGSLTAELYVQPQWTQEEAGEWVDIDPSLVLDGDTGVVPRATIGDMVLSAGGEGTPLVTYGDGAGGEMQLWWPEPLPEPELVDSSARYVNVTDDIDLVVTVEATGFSYKLEVHTPEAAAALDTFAVQLAGTTSVDQDGGTGVVTVTNPDTDTVVLASSGAMMWDSSQAVSNDAGPSAMSAAASEEDAAVDPGKIVGLDVELNNDLLTVVADDEFLADANTEYPVTIDPAFTAPEWAWATVGSGQYANDTWWDDNEFPREGGMRVGFNGWVAEGQTGHGIWRSMVRFDLRPILRSRVDEARVNLNVSHTGGCGEYPLHLWQTQYIAKHAVPTSWNSTSGRWMHEAPLDTQTVPSANSAGGCPESHPDQEVTFESEDLTHHVSRHVNQPHDSITFGLRADDETDLQQWWRTDAGAMKLEVDYRPHMGAPSQLAVNDIGCLAPEGARYSGSKPTFSAMPFSSDNIVDVQIVVREIGTDDAIIDYRTAEPVTAGETWSWEGPNELPEGTYEWRVQSHSPDDSARSRVTSWCSFTVDHSLDDVIEDEWGALTCPHNPEEVAEGLSSFSEGGALFLAEACQAQVEVRNERDFDSQVMADPDGTLVAEVSTVPAWAVGSDGEWAEIDTDFTTRDDGTVITAAAVSDIQVSTGGGDAFVTATSPDGGSVSLIWPEPLPEPSLDGAKATFADVLDDVDLQVKAGIDGFSYAFVVKTPAAAANPELAQISVGIDVDGLELVADPETGGLNAVDAAGDVAFAAISAYMWDSSIDDGEISDGDGINATDEGGSSPIGPDDGNPGRYAEMPIQFDGNTVTVETDQTILTDPDAEYPIVIDPPFVGSRLHWATVLQSAAGRGWTDDNSWPRRGGMRVGNLTWAGCAPDACGLWRSMVRFNTSGIRGKDIVSAQVKATQTHTGGCGTYGLQLWQVNAFTSGTSWNGMSGKWMHGSPLQTQQVASSNSSCGHPNRGVTYSSNAVRNRVQNHANQNHRTISFGFRSSSETNASQWRRLSTASLRLEVEYNSPAQVPRLLRTNGAACVTSAAAAPWSSEPRPTLSGQPRDPDGRVGARIEVRQRGSTSNLRTWSTPSQVSHDSRVTWRIPAAQSLSGGEYRWRMRSIDNHSNGTNSAWSNWCHFKVDVTAPTPPKIEQIEPSGQPTAGDTVKLRLTSTDAHSGVKGFHYGIGEEVQREFVSSSGEAIIEFEAPAGGGFEWVYIWAEDHAGNTSNRVVYDFFAARLVEATPAGAWRLDGDGLDDSGAGNELTAGRAGEWVDSGQSTPPGQAMSFDGSDCVATAGSAVRTDMPYTVAAWAKVDESVGRYQTVVAQAGNFRRAFDLRYAYPHGTWQVMLPWQDQANPEGFVNLRANDPIQYGQWYHLAMTVDPAIQVMSLWVDGEHQGDRNFDIETWNGAGPVTVGCGKVESGHRGSNRLIGGVQHVGIWQGLLTDAQIQDVMGGNLPAGKAGEWLMRGTGEDSTLHSNPLVTPENTQWVDDQWGRRASALESDPAGCLATEARTLDTDRSFSVSAWAHIDEIRTDDEQVVVAEQIGPRSKFKLRLDPNGRWGFQMVSHEGPLDEVDWFNAHAPAEYTTLGTWTHLVGVYDALAGEMHLYVNGELAGSRYDADGIEQVAGNGSVLIGCRGERTDGSIEGPLHGAVSDVAVWRGPLGPKQAAEVYGGNPAAEQQANWSLSGNTNDAHGSFPLDLHGDETTDFDWVTDRIGFPRNALGLSGGYAATDGPVVATDESFTIAAWAKLDDINGVQTVLSQDAENMFGFQLDHSEEADAWRFQMLGADSISSSWHRVDSETNPEVGVWYHLAVVYDVAASEMRLYVDGQLENTADGPSSPWRSNGKVLIGAVYREHTTPIQRLRGAIDTAQMWTSTVDPDRIADMARTRPDW
- a CDS encoding polymorphic toxin-type HINT domain-containing protein, producing the protein MTAKPSQPTPESAPSPVALAPRPDTAGIWYRRIVTMVATILMPLGLMVAGDAVPQYGVGIDDFTSDDAVGVTDVDPGGVEFSDPSADQVWTEQDSAWPEAERHTFGLDSDGMQWPENSVVGLRASQAGSGDVTVDVHSQAVSRNAGINGLVVQVEGSADASVELSVAYGDFSRAYGAGWGSRLQLTELADCDPATTDDRCRAEVVPTRNDVVERTVSADIDLAEGETATFAVTTTSNGTETGDYAATDLDPIGSWEAGGNDGSFGYSIPISVPPADGPEPQISLGYSSASHDGRTSGRNNQASWIGDGWSYDPGYIERSYTACASDHEGNANNDETDFTGDQCWDGDSNHLTVSLNGTNATILKDDDSGDWYVDSGVPWKIELLGSPASNSSSTTERWRITTDDGSQFEFGFRSSSRLTMPVFGNHPGEPCHASQFENSSCAQTYRWLLDSGVDTLENKIEYRYSTRTGHYGAAGDADNRTSYVRESWLTRIDYGLRADDSSVPATGRIVFDVSDRCESSCTNSGRPNEDNWPEVPWDLNCFESPCTTQLSPAFFSTKKLDTITTQVREGSSYRDITTWKLEHEFKDYGDEEQVVLWLKSIQQTAGSNDMPPLEFGGMALPNRVDAIDGAPQIWRWRLTDIKTETGAVISVNYSEPQCTSNNRPSSAHNNSMRCYPVKWTPPEFSEPEEDYFHKYVVTDITEADQTTENVAVYTAYEYSTSGGGTSVLWGWDDSAFTDDDDRTWGVWKGYSQVTTYVGDPQEGDRQRTRARYYRGLHGDNLPSGTRSVNVTDAEGNSVRDHRALGGQLFESLTYNGGQIIDGHTTRFWTSKVAEQDHDGGSYAAWRSGPNREESRRWLTGSNWQRSRVDTTYDSLGRPASIHDYGDLSESAHTCVRLTYADNPSANIFDLPRTEEKVAVGCDATPQKPGDVLASTRHYYDESNSLSAAPTKGLPTRYDVLDEWPEDGSASYVTTEATEYDSVGRVLSVTDAMGRTTATAFTPSGPGPVTRTDDTNAAGHTSQTHFDPAWGQATKIVDANGRETVIAYDAFGRTADVWLPGRSSSRSPSLRFEYRLRDDAPSAVITRELNTGNQYVTSVELYDSLLRLRQTQTHTADNGRVLTEIWYDSHGRVEEELGPNHNASPPTDTLVRVEPGASRKRVTYHYDAAGRITDEVLYNRHVEKWRTTTTYGGDNSGFRVATTPPEGGSATATIENAIGQLLESRTYHSRTPTGDFDALTYSYNTAGDLVEMNDPAGNAWTWGYDLRGRQISSVDPDAGESVTAYDAAGQTTSVTDARGISLHYQYDELGRLIERRDGEGELLASWEFDTVPGGIGLPGTNTRYVDGAEYAERVLNYDAGGRATQVEMVIPAEEGALAGTYLTTQMFFDNGQMQFRGYGAVAQFPNEGLQYAHDPVGNVVWMNSVMEGQYNVVIDHARWSPYGEVLTRRIGSNAGKQMWHGFVYDETTRRIERIGFGHDTNKPVIGDSRYTYDDYGNVLSIAEHAESAPERWERQCFEYDSQQRLVEAWAQEDLTECAESGAQATLGGPAPYWNNYHYDSAGNRTSDTLRLPGRDVEERAFHYPSAGESQPHAPTHVDINEDGKAVFGYDEAGNTTSRDIDGDVQIFDYDAEGNVVAVHEGDNLTRSVYDIDGERLIRDDGETATLFLPDTEVVWDKVTGSLEATRFYTHAGHLVASSKSSQRSEWTFYGVDPAGTATHMINAQNHNDARVRYFDPFGNQRGEKVDWVGQRGFVGGIQDPTGLTLLGARDYDPLFGRFMSVDEVINILDDQQINGYAYANHSPITFADPTGMFLGLVDKAKSVGKNVANTVTDAATSASNWVQDNAGTIAQVAGTVATVAAFVPGGQVVAAAAGAVAIGAGAIETAQSCSSGDTVGCAMGAASMVPGVRTATDVGSKAFTCATGSAADCASEFIPGGRRGPKATDGGGTGGSGGPASCSTGRKSFLPGTLVVTADGATKPIEDIAPGEQVLAVDPVTGELTAGSVSVTHTTPDQERDLVDITVAPLDEEQSGASGASETITATVGHPFWAPDVDEWVPARNLEAGSWLQTSSGTWAQVEAVEHRSETVTTHNLTVAGVHTYFVQSEQAELLTHNQGSSGGCDDPLQSYAESVRNEEGNRFAAEFTSPSGNTYYGRNNNDPLHPDVRAAQEKHLPAYEKGCAEMHCVSNALNSGDSVQGGNIRVVHTTNNQYSQQRSGHGHVASPCRVCKAVLGDLMIAVW